From the genome of Corallococcus macrosporus DSM 14697:
CTTCGAGTACGGCAAGTACGCGGAGGTGCTGGATCGCGCGGGCTCGCGCATCGACCGGGGCGGCCTGGACGAGGACGACCTGGTGGAGCTGCACAAGCTCGCGGGCCTGGCCGCCTTCAACCTGGGACGCACCGATGACGCCCACCGGCACCTGCGCGCCCTGCTCCGGTTGGACCCCGACTTCAGCCTGGACCCCTTCGTCGTCCCGCCGCCCGCGGTGGCCTTCTTCGACACGCTCAAGGCGGAGATGGACACGGAGCTGGACTTCCTGCGCCAGGAGCGGCGCCTGCGCCAGGAGCGCGAGAAGGCGGAGGCCGAGCGCCGCGAGCGCGAGCGCCTGGAGGCCGAGGTGCAGCGCCGCCGCGCCGAGGAGCTGGCGTCCCAGGTGACGGTGCGCACGGTGGAGAAGCGCAACTTCCTGGTCAACTTCGTGCCCTTCGGCGCCGGCCAGTTCCAGCAGGGCCGCACCAGCCTGGGCATCGTCTTCGCCGCCACCGAGGGGGTGCTGGCGGTGACGAGCATCATCTCCTTCTTCGCGTACGAGGGCCTGTTCGAGGAGCGCACCATCGACCTGGACAACGTCCTGGACCCGGACGGCCGGGCCTCCGTCACGGTGCGCTACATCCCCACCAACCGGGCCCAGCAGCGCGACACGTGGCAGTTGATGAAGCTGTCGTCGGCCGCGGGCTTCTACGCCATCTACGCCGCGGGCGTGGTGGACGCGCTCCTCCACCACGAGGACCAGGTGGTGCGCAGCACGGTGGAGCCGCGCGCCGAACCGCCCGCGGACGCGTCCGCTCGTCCCACCACCTCCGCCCGCGCGACGGCACCGAAGACGTACACGCGCGTGGGCCTCTACCCGACCCCCGGCGGACTCGGCGCCGGTCTCACCCTCTCCTTCTGACGGAGATTCCCTCCAGGTACGTGACATGGCCAGCCTCACCGTCCGCACCCCCGATGGCAAGGTCCGCGCGGTCTCCCTGCACAAGCGCCTCACCAGCATTGGCAGGGGCCCGGACAACGACATCCCGCTGGAGGACACCTCCGTGCCCGCCAGCGCCCTGCACGTCACCTTCGACGGCACGCGCTACGAGGTCGGCAGCCTGGGCGCCACCTTCCACGTCAACGGGAAGAAGCGCGACGCGCACGCGCTGTCCACCGGGGACGTGGTCCGCGTGGGCCACACCGAGCTGATCTTCGCCCGGGACGACGCCCCCCGCGCGGCGCCCACGCCCCCCTCGCCTCCGCCGCGCGAGCTGGTGCGCACGTCCAACCCGGACTCGCACACCTCGGAGCTGCCCGGCGTGCCCGGCCGCGAGCTGCTAATGCTGCGCCGGCTCACCGCGTTCAGCGAGCGGCTGCTGGGGCTCTACGACGTGGAGCGCCTCCTGGAGGGCCTGATGGACGAGGCCATCGAGGTGACGCGCGCCGACAAGGGCTTCCTCATCCTGATGGAGAACGGGGAGCCGCGCGTGAAGGTGGCGCGCAACGTGTCCCGGGAGAACATCGAGGACGCGGTGGAGAAGGACAAGCTGTCCGACTCCATCATCGCCAAGGTGGTGAAGGAGCAGAAGCCGCTCATCGTCGCGGACGCGCTGGACTCACCGGAGTTCAACAAGAGCGACTCCGTGGTGAACCTGCGCGTGCACTCCGTCATGTGCGTGCCGTTGATGCAGAAGGGCGACCTCTTCGGCGTCATCTACGTGGGCAACGACCGGCTGGTGAACCGCTTCGAACCCAAGAGCGCGAACATGCTCACCATCTTCGCGGCCCAGGCGTCGCTCATCCTCCAGAACGCGATGCTGGTGAGCGACCTCAAGCTCGACAACACCGAGCTGCGCCGCAAGCTGGAGGACCACCGCTACGGCGACATCGTCGGCGCGTGCCAGGGCATGCGGGACGTGTACAAGCGCATCGACAAGATCGCCCCCACGGACATCTCCGTGCTCATCACCGGCGAGACGGGCACCGGCAAGGAGCTCATCGCCCGGGAGATCCACCGCCGCTCGCCGCGCGCCAAGGGCCCCTTCATCACCATCAACTGCGGCGCGATTCCGGAGAACCTGCTGGAGAGCGAGCTGTTCGGCCACGTGAAGGGCGCCTTCACTGGCGCGGTGGCCACCAAGGCCGGCAAGTTCCAGGCGGCCATCGGCGGCACGCTCTTCCTGGACGAGATCGGCGAGATGCCCCTGCAGCTCCAGGTGAAGCTGCTCCGCGCGCTCCAGGAGAAGGTCGTCTACAAGGTCGGTGACAACCGCGGCGAGCCGGTGGACATCCGCGTCGTCGCGGCCACCAACAAGGTGCTCGAGGACGAGGTGAAGAAGAACACCTTCCGCGAGGACCTGTACTACCGCCTCAACGTCGTCACCCTGCGGCTGCCGCCCCTGCGCGAGCGCGGCGAGGACGTGGTGGTGCTGGGCCGCTTCTTCCTCCAGAAGTACGCCCGCGAGTTCAGCTCCAAGGCCCGCGGCTTCACGCCCTCCGCCACCGTCTCCATGCGCAAGTACGGCTGGCCCGGCAACATCCGCGAGTTGGAGAACCGGCTGAAGAAGGCGGTGGTGCTCGCGGACAAGCCGCTCCTGGGGCCGGACGACCTGGACCTCAAGCCGGAGAACCTGGAGCCCATCATGCCGCTGCTCCAGGCCAAGGAAGAGTTCCAGAAGCGTTACATCAACGAGGTGCTCGCCCGGAACAACGGTAACCGCACCAAGACGGCGAAGGACCTGGGCGTGGACCCGCGGACCATCTTCCGGCATCTGGAGAAGCTGGAAGCGGAGAAGTCAGGACGTCCCCTGCCTCCCGAGGAGGGCGACGAGCTAATGTAGGAGCGAGCGGTTCCGACGGGATGATGGACGCCACGACGCGGCAAGACACCGGGAGACGACGGCTGCGGCGGCTGGTGGCCGCGAGCCTCGTTGCGTCCGGGTGCCTCATCCCCCAGGACGACACGCTGCTGGACGCGGTGCCGGACTTCATGAACCGGCCCCCGCGCATCATCGAAAGCCTGGTGGCGCCCCAGCAGCGCTTCATCCCGGACTTCGGCGCCAGCACCTGCGACCTCACCTTCGAGGTGGCCGTCGAGGACCCGGACGTGGACGACCGCATCGTCGTGCACTGGTACGTGGACTACAACCCGCAGGACCCGCGCGGCCCCTACCGCCAGTACGAGCTGGCCAGCACCCGCGAGCCCCGGCGCTCGGACCGGGGCACGCTGCTCATCAGCCTGGCCTCCGCCAACAACCCGCTGGCCGCGCCCGGCCCCCACCTGGTGGAGGCGCTGGTGAGCGACGCGGAGCTGGTGGACCGGGTGGTGCAGCCGCGGCCGGTGCAGTTGCCGGATGGCACCACGCTCGACAACCCGGGCTTCGCCGTCACCTACTCGTGGGTGGTCAACACCGTCCAGGGGGACTGCCGGTGAGGCCGTGGCGCCCGCTCCGGAGGCTCGCGTGGGCCACGCTGCTGAGCGGGCTCTCCAGCGCGGGCTGCGTGCTGCTGGAGGAGACGCCGGACCCCAGCGAGCTGGTGTGCCGCGAGGACAGCGACTGCGCCGCCAACGAGGTGTGCTTCCCGGACGGGTGCGGCGACCCGGGCCAGGACATCGTCGTGGAGGTGACGCCCAACCCCCATGACGGCCTGCACGCGCAGGACTTCGAGGTGGACGCCGTCCGTCCGGAGCTGAACCTGGCGCTGTTCGGGCCCGCGACCGTCCAGGGCAGCGCGGCGCGCGTCACGGCGCCCGGTGGGGCCTCGCGCCCCTACAACGAGCCCATCCACCTGACGGCCCGCGGGCAGAGCGCGCTGCTGCCGGGCGTGACGCGCACCTTCACCGCGAGCCTGGTGCCCGTGAATGGAAGCTGGACGCTGCCGGTGGGGACCGGGACGTACACCGTGACGCTGGAGCCGGAGGACCTGGGGCTCCCCCCGGTCCAGGGCCACGCCACCGTGGAGCCGGGCGGCGCGAGGCCCCTGCATCTGGAGCTGCTGTCCCCCCACCAGGTGGCGCGGCTGGACGGCCAGGTGGTGCGGCAGGGGGCGCTCCTGGTGGACGCCGAGCTGGAGGCGCAGGCGCTGAACGCGGACCTGTCTCCCCTGTCCCAGCGGGTGCCGGTGTCGCGGAGCACGGGCGCGTTCTCCCTGGCCCTGCCCCTGGAGGCCTCGCAGCGGACCAGCCTCCTGGTGCGCGTGACGGCGGCGGGTGACGTGTGGGTGCCCCAGAAGACGTTCACCGTGGACCCGCGCGAGCCGCTCGCCGCGCCGCTGGAGCTGGGCGACTACGGCGCGCCCGTCCAGGTGTCCGGCCGCATCCTCGGGCGGGACGGCCGGCCGGTGGCCCAGGCCACGGTGTCCCTGGGCGGGCAGGTGGGCGGCGGCGGCACCTTCCAGGGGCCCATGAGCGTCACCGACGCGGAGGGCCGCTTCACGGCGCTGACGCTCCCCTCCGCGCCGGGCAGCGGCCTGTCCCTGGTGGTGGTGCCGCCGTCGGGCTCCACCGCGGGCCTGACGGTGCAGCCGGTGGAGGTGCCGCGCACCGGCGCCGTCCTGACGGACGTGGTGTGCCCGGACCGGCGCATCGTGCGGGGCACGATCCTGCAGACGGACGGCGCCTCCCCGGCGCTGGGCGTGCGCGTGCTGGCGGACCCGGTGGGCCAGGTGCCCGGCTGGCCCCGGCCCCCGGCGGGTGGAGAGTCCCTGGGCACCACGGACGACACCGGCGGCTTCCGCCTGGGGTTGGATCCGGGCATCTACCGCATGGACTTCATCCCCACGGAGAACCTGCCCCGCGTCAGCCGCGTCGTCACCGTGCTCCCCGGCGACGACTCGACGGAGCAGGTGCTGGCCACCTTCCCGCTCCAGCGGGGCCGCACGGTGCGGGGCCTGGTGAGCGAGTCCGGCCTGCCCACGCCCTACGCGTCCGTGCGCTTCTACCGGGTGGCGAACCTGGGCGGGCGCCCGTCCCCGGTGCTGCTGTCCCAGACGGTGTCGGACCACCTGGGCCGCTACACCGCCCTGCTGCCGGTGCGCTGACTCAGGGCAGCCGGCCGGCGCTGGGGTCGCGGCCCGCGCGCTCCAGGGCGGCATGCAGGGCGTCCACCGCGCCGCCCACCTCGCCCGCGTACTGCACGGCGTGGATGGCGTAGAGGTCCTGCACGCGCACCAGCCGGCCGAACACCTCGCGCAGGGGGGCGCGCTCGCGCGAGTCGAGCGCGCACTCGGACTCACGCACGCGGAGCTTCTGGAGCCAGGCGGTGCGGAAGCGCATCCACTCCTGGTCCACGCTCTTGGCGGGAGAGACGTTCACCAGCTTCTCGCGGCCGCTCTCCAGCTCCGTCCACAGCGCGCGCGCGCCCTCCAGGCACTCGCGGAACGTGAGCGTCACGGGGGCGGGCGGCAGCTGCTCCGGTGTCATCGCCGAGACAGAGCGACCGACGCTCCAGATGAGCCACAGCGAGAACAGGGTGGTGAGGAGGATGTGGATCCCATACGCGGCGCCACGGAAGCGGCGGAAGCGGGGATCTTTCCGGGGGTCGGGAGAGGACACGGGGCCCACGTCTTATGACCGTGGACCCCGCGTGGCAACGCTTCCGTGTCTCCAGCGTCCAACCGGCGGGGCGCTGGCCCCGGGCGGGCTACTGGCCGGGCTGGCTGGTGGCCTGCGCGGGGGCCGGGTTCATCAGGCGCTTCACCGTGGCGATGCGGCCCCGGAACTGCGACTGGTACTGGCTGTTGAGGTAGGTGCCGGCCGCGTCACGGGCGATCTCCAGCGCCTTATCGTACTGGCCGACCTCCTGGTAGGAGTGCGCCAGCAGCAGCATGGCGTAGTCGCGCGTCTTGGACTTGCGGTCGCCCTCCACGAAGCGGGCGAGCAGCGGGACCGCCTTCTCGTGGTTGCGGGTGTTGTTGTAGGCCGTGCCCAGGAAGAAGGACGCGTCCAGCGCCTGGTCCTGGGGCGGGTTCATGGCCAGGAAGCGCTCCATGTTGGAGATGACGCCGTCCATCTCGTTCTTGCGGAAGGCGATCTTCCCCTGCTCGAACGCGGCGTCGCCCGTCTCCCGGCGCAGCACGGCGGCGCGGTCATTGAGGGCCTGGCGCTCCAGGTTGCTCAGCCGCGACGTGTCCAGCTTCACCAGCGCGTCAATGCCCTTGAGGCGCTCGTCGCCCGGCAGGTTGGTCATCATCTTGTAGACCTTGTTCGCCTCCTGCTGGACCGCCTGGTGCGCCGCGGTGTCCGCGCGCTGCTTCTCGAGCTGGCCGGTGAGGTCGGCGACCGTCTTCTCCAGGCGCTCCCGCTCGTTGGTGGCGCTGGAGCTGCGCGCGCTGTTGATCATCAGCGCGGCGCCCACGGCGATGACCGCGAACAGCACGTAGGCCACCGCGGACGACAGCCACTGGCGCTTCTGGAAATCTTCGTGGCGTTTGCCAACCGCCTTCACCTCCGCGTGGAGGTTCTTGAGCAGGTTGTCGCTCTTGATGACGAGGTTGCGTGCCTCGACGATCTCACGGCGCAGCTCCGTGAGCTCCTTTTCCACATCCGTCTTCGGCTGGTCTGGCATGGACATCTTCCTGGGCCCGGAAATGATCTCGGCCGATTCACGCATCGTAAGGAGTTCTCCCGGTCATGCGGCGATAATTTCCGCAGCGGAACAGCGCTGCTTGGCCAATGCATTTCCCAGAAGAAGGGCGGCCGTGTCCGGCTCGCCTGCCTCCCCTACAGACCGCCAGAGAGCGGTCGTGATGGCTCCGCTGGAAAGCTGTACGTCACGCCCAGGGAGAGCCAGCTCCCTCCCAGGCTGAACGAGCCGACGCGGCCGGTGGGCGGCCCCACCGGGCCCCGCAGGAAGGCCAGCCGGTAGTCCGCGGTGATGCCCCACCGGGGCGTCAGCCGCAGCGTGGCCCCCACGTTGCCCATCCAGGCCTGCGTGGTGATCTCCTGCAGCGCCTCCCCCTTGCGCTCCGACGAGGTGAGCGTGGGCCCGGTGAGCAGGCCGGCGAAGGGCACCAGCCCGTGCGGCCCGATTCCCGGAAGCACCGTCTGGAAGCGCAGGCCGATGAGCGCCCCGTACCCGAGCGTGTCCACCTGCCGTGCCTGCGGAGGCGCACCGTCAGCGCCGGGCTCGTTGAGGTAGAGGCGGCTCTTCGTCCCGAACAGGTCGATGCCCACCTCCAGCAGGTCGGAGATGGCGTAGGCGAAGGACGCCGTCACCGTGGGGCCGCCCGTCACCTCCCGGGCGCGCGGCAGCCCCTGGTTGGCGGGGCGCGCGTACCAGCCGTCATACAGCGTCTTGTTGGGGGTGATGCGCCAGCCGCCCTGGATGGTGATGCGGCCCACCCCATCCAACGAGGTGGAGACGTCCTCATCGCCGTAGCCGTCATGGTCCTGGGCGGCGGCGGGCGCGGAGAGCAGCAGTGCGAGCGGAAGGAGGCGGCGGAGCATCAATGGGCGGCTTTGGCGTCAGGGGCGCTTGGGGCTCAGCGCGATTTCCAGGAAGGTGGTCCGCCGGCGGCGCAGCGACGCCACGAAGCAGCGCACCACGCATCCGGCGCCGAACTCGCGCAGCACCACGCCGAGATTCGCCACCACGTCCCGCAGGGTGATCACACCGTGCATGTGCCCGCTCCTGTGCGCTGCGGAGGTTGGCCTGGGTGCTACAGGCGTGTGGCGCACGGTACCAGGGGGTCCCCCCCCGTCAATTTTCAGGGCGGTCAGCGGGCGCGCCGCTCCAGCTCCAGCAGGGGCATCTCCAGCACCACCACCGTGCCGTGGCTGCACGTGGGGTGGAAGTCCGCGCGGTCCAGCTCCCCGAGCAGCGCGCGGAGCTGCGCGTCGGACAGCGGCGAGGCGCCGGCCTGCTTCGCGGCGTGGCACGCCATCACCCGCACCGCCTCCGCCAGCGACACCGCGTCCAGCGTCGCGCTCCGGGGCGGCAGGGCCCGCGCCAGCGCCTCCAGCAGCGCGCGCGCGTCCGCGCCCTCCAGGCCTGGCGGCACCGTCTTCAGCGCCACCGTGGTGCCGCCGAAGGGCTCCACGTCGAAGCCCAGGCGGCCCAGGGCCTCCCTGCCCTCCACCAGCGCCTTGGCCG
Proteins encoded in this window:
- a CDS encoding sigma 54-interacting transcriptional regulator translates to MASLTVRTPDGKVRAVSLHKRLTSIGRGPDNDIPLEDTSVPASALHVTFDGTRYEVGSLGATFHVNGKKRDAHALSTGDVVRVGHTELIFARDDAPRAAPTPPSPPPRELVRTSNPDSHTSELPGVPGRELLMLRRLTAFSERLLGLYDVERLLEGLMDEAIEVTRADKGFLILMENGEPRVKVARNVSRENIEDAVEKDKLSDSIIAKVVKEQKPLIVADALDSPEFNKSDSVVNLRVHSVMCVPLMQKGDLFGVIYVGNDRLVNRFEPKSANMLTIFAAQASLILQNAMLVSDLKLDNTELRRKLEDHRYGDIVGACQGMRDVYKRIDKIAPTDISVLITGETGTGKELIAREIHRRSPRAKGPFITINCGAIPENLLESELFGHVKGAFTGAVATKAGKFQAAIGGTLFLDEIGEMPLQLQVKLLRALQEKVVYKVGDNRGEPVDIRVVAATNKVLEDEVKKNTFREDLYYRLNVVTLRLPPLRERGEDVVVLGRFFLQKYAREFSSKARGFTPSATVSMRKYGWPGNIRELENRLKKAVVLADKPLLGPDDLDLKPENLEPIMPLLQAKEEFQKRYINEVLARNNGNRTKTAKDLGVDPRTIFRHLEKLEAEKSGRPLPPEEGDELM
- a CDS encoding carboxypeptidase regulatory-like domain-containing protein is translated as MRPWRPLRRLAWATLLSGLSSAGCVLLEETPDPSELVCREDSDCAANEVCFPDGCGDPGQDIVVEVTPNPHDGLHAQDFEVDAVRPELNLALFGPATVQGSAARVTAPGGASRPYNEPIHLTARGQSALLPGVTRTFTASLVPVNGSWTLPVGTGTYTVTLEPEDLGLPPVQGHATVEPGGARPLHLELLSPHQVARLDGQVVRQGALLVDAELEAQALNADLSPLSQRVPVSRSTGAFSLALPLEASQRTSLLVRVTAAGDVWVPQKTFTVDPREPLAAPLELGDYGAPVQVSGRILGRDGRPVAQATVSLGGQVGGGGTFQGPMSVTDAEGRFTALTLPSAPGSGLSLVVVPPSGSTAGLTVQPVEVPRTGAVLTDVVCPDRRIVRGTILQTDGASPALGVRVLADPVGQVPGWPRPPAGGESLGTTDDTGGFRLGLDPGIYRMDFIPTENLPRVSRVVTVLPGDDSTEQVLATFPLQRGRTVRGLVSESGLPTPYASVRFYRVANLGGRPSPVLLSQTVSDHLGRYTALLPVR
- a CDS encoding tetratricopeptide repeat protein → MPDQPKTDVEKELTELRREIVEARNLVIKSDNLLKNLHAEVKAVGKRHEDFQKRQWLSSAVAYVLFAVIAVGAALMINSARSSSATNERERLEKTVADLTGQLEKQRADTAAHQAVQQEANKVYKMMTNLPGDERLKGIDALVKLDTSRLSNLERQALNDRAAVLRRETGDAAFEQGKIAFRKNEMDGVISNMERFLAMNPPQDQALDASFFLGTAYNNTRNHEKAVPLLARFVEGDRKSKTRDYAMLLLAHSYQEVGQYDKALEIARDAAGTYLNSQYQSQFRGRIATVKRLMNPAPAQATSQPGQ